In one Dermacentor variabilis isolate Ectoservices chromosome 4, ASM5094787v1, whole genome shotgun sequence genomic region, the following are encoded:
- the LOC142578167 gene encoding gastrin/cholecystokinin type B receptor-like — MSGDGNSNVNMPDGVVLRKPTAAIWWQSEEAVLVAPYTIILLLAVLGNGLVILTLAINQRMRTVTNLFLLNLAVSDLLLGVFCMPFTLVGVLLREFVFGQLMCKLIPYLQAVSVCVSDWTLVAVSVERYYAICQPLRSRAWQTPRHAQRTVAVVWAVSLLLMLPIALLSELRPTRDSAKMKCREDWGEALYERLFTLFLDVLLLVLPLVVMVATYARIAVTLHSAMQQQLTTATTGSPLKNGSPFAAVHPSQPEPGTSLRLHRGATIRWHPRDPDRSLATKQRIIRMLFVVVVEFFVCWTPLYVLNTVSLFQPEAVYYGLGYRGICFLQLLAYASSCCNPITYCFMNRTFRVSFLALCRRSCSQCKQGPGNVRSLDKQDFVYVLGRELT, encoded by the exons AAGCCGACGGCCGCCATCTGGTGGCAGTCGGAGGAGGCGGTCCTTGTGGCCCCGTACACCATCATACTTCTACTCGCCGTGCTCGGTAACGGCTTGGTCATCCTGACGCTGGCCATCAACCAGCGCATGCGCACCGTGACCAACCTCTTTCTTCTCAACCTGGCCGTTAGCGACCTGCTCCTCGGCGTATTCTGCATGCCCTTCACCCTCGTGGGAGTCCTGCTCCGCGAGTTCGTCTTCGGACAGCTCATGTGCAAGCTCATACCTTACCTGCAGG CGGTGTCGGTGTGCGTGTCCGACTGGACCCTGGTGGCAGTGTCGGTGGAACGCTACTACGCCATTTGCCAGCCCCTCCGCTCGCGAGCATGGCAGACGCCCCGTCACGCGCAGCGCACCGTGGCGGTGGTTTGGGCCGTCTCGCTTCTCCTTATGCTGCCCATCGCGCTGCTCAGCGAGCTGAGGCCGACCAGAGACTCtg CCAAGATGAAATGTCGCGAGGACTGGGGAGAAGCCCTGTACGAAAGGCTGTTCACGCTCTTCCTGGACGtcctgctgctggtgctgccgctCGTCGTCATGGTGGCCACGTACGCGCGCATCGCGGTCACCCTGCACTCGGCCATGCAGCAGCAGCTGACCACAGCGACCACTGGCTCGCCGCTCAAAAACG GCTCGCCGTTCGCGGCCGTGCACCCGTCTCAGCCCGAGCCGGGCACGTCGCTGCGACTGCATCGGGGCGCCACCATACGATGGCACCCGCGGGACCCGGATCGGTCGCTGGCTACCAAGCAGCGCATCATACGGATGCTGTTCGTGGTGGTGGTCGAGTTCTTCGTCTGCTGGACGCCGCTGTACGTGCTCAACACGGTGTCGCTGTTCCAGCCGGAAGCCGTGTACTACGGGCTCGGCTATCGCGGCATCTGCTTCCTTCAGCTGCTGGCGTACGCCTCGTCCTGCTGCAATCCCATCACATACTGCTTCATGAACAGAACCTTTCGCGTCAGTTTCCTCGCGCTGTGTCGTCGAAGTTGTTCGCAGTGCAAGCAGGGTCCGGGCAATGTGCGCAGTTTGGATAAGCAGGATTTTGTGTACGTTCTGGGTCGCGAACTGACGTAA